The genomic region CTTTtcagtaaaagtaaaaaaataatgataaaggaAGAATAGTCATACTGCAGTCGTTTATATAACGTTTGcgaaatataaatgtattatcatCCAAGAAATAAATCTAAATTTGGATATCTAAATACGTACGAAATACCGAAAGAAACGTTTTTTCAATCTCATGGTTATCTTACAAGCGTACGAAGTGCCGGAAAAGGCCTATTTATCTTGTAGATGACTGTATCTCAAAATATTACATTCGTGACAAGCTTGATAGAAATTCCAACATTTGACAAAAATCCGATGAAGTGACCAGGAGTATTGTTTGGCGGTTTCAAAATGTGCAAACACGTTTTACGAAAAATTCGCGACGATATACGAGTGTTTCTACGTAGCTGGGAACCATTCCACGGGGGCGCAATATCGAAATGAGAACTTAAATTACTTCGAATTACACTGGTAATGAAATTCGTGAGGCGATATAATTAAGTGTAATGGTTAAATGAAATGCAATGCAAACgacaaaaaatgacattaacgAAATATCAAATTGTAGTGGCAACAATTGCATTTCTAACAAGTgcactacatacatgtacattgtcgAAACGAGCGCGGCAGTGCATTACAAACGAAATCTTAACAGCGGTTTGCATAGATGCATTTGATTAATGACATTGCAACATCTGCTTGTATGATGCCGTACCCTTGTATATTAGcctaattattattaatatattcgGGGTTTTACAGTTTAACGCCATGTTGCAGCATACGAGTTCAATTTACCAAAGCAAGCATACGCTTGAAgccttagtttaaacatactttattcagttcataatacaaaaataacagtacagCAATAGTATGATGAAATGGATCGGTAAGAAGCTTGAAGCCTTAATAATAGCATTGCCGCGCATTTGTCACACCACCATTACTTTAGTACTTTTAAACTTCCTAAATAAAGTTCTATGTATAATAAGTCAGTTTCTGCTAAGCgaggaagtaaaaaaaataaactccaTATTTggttatacataaatatttacagtgtAACTTGACTATTCATGCCATGTCTTTCTTATTGACCTGCTTGTATACTATTAGCTTATATAGTGACAGGTGCTGACGGTGCTCTGAAAAAGCCATAGTATTTAAGCAACGAGCTAATCAAACGAATACGAATCCAATGACTCCGCTCACACAGGAATGATTGCAATTATACCGCCGACTTTTCGGAACTTGCGTTTAAAGATTAAACTGTTAAATGTGAAATGAGCGTTGCcgaatattaaaattatttttttagtcaGTCCGGTCTTCTTCCAAATCAAGATTTTCAATGATACATATTGGTCTTGGTCTTTCCGCTCCAGAAACTTTAAGCAAGGCGGCTACGTCTGCATATCTTCTGTAAAAGGCGATTTCCATGGCCGTATATCCGGAATATGTCTCcgtatttattttcaagttagGCTTGGACAACACATACCGTACTAGATGTATTTGCCCCAACTCCGCGACAGCATGGAGGCACGTCATACCAGTTTTCATATCAAACGTATTGATATCTGCGTCAATATCTATGAGCATATCAGCAATATCAAGATAATCTTTGCATATTGCTATCAATAAACATGTCGAGCCATCATAATTTCTTGTCTCAAGGTTTTGAGGTATTGGCACGTACGGGATTTTGAAAGAATTCTGTTTCGTTTCCTCGTACGACACATGTTGTATAAGACTCCTAGCAACCCCCGCCCATCCCTGAATGCACGCTATATGAAGTGCCGTGTTTCCATTGTAGTCTTGCATCTCAATCTCCGCTCCTGCTACAACAAGTCTTCTCGACACCTTTGGGTTGTTTGTAATCGCTGCAAGATGCAGCGCCGTCTGTCGAAGCTTGTTTACTGATCTTACCTGGCTGTAGTCTGTAGTTAGGTTAATCAAGTTGATGGCCAGTTCGGTTTTCCGCATAATGATTGCCACAAAGAGGACATTGTCACCGTCCCTGTCAGTAGTCACAATCACATTGGCAATAAGCGCTTTTTCGGCCAAAGAATCGGCTGCAGTTGCAACTGCTAATCTTGGCATAAGTTCTTCCCCTTTATTTAACTGCATATGCCCTTTATATTGATGGTTTTGAACTACGTTCACCTTTTGTCTTTTCACGGTAGTATGTTCAGAACCATACTGCTGAAGCTGGCGACATAGTTGATTTAAGTAGTGAGATTTCGACAGACACTCCCCAGTGtcttttaaaagtgttattatGGCATCTTTTGCCATTTGAGCAAGATCTTGCACGTAACTTTCAGAAATTCCATATGAATCCATATCTTCAAAATCGATGATAACATGCAGAAGAGTCAtcgcatttttttaatttatttcctttattttctgtatttcCTCTTACTTTGAAATCacttatttaatgatttaattatgtCCATGAAATAACTTCCTGCTTTGTTAAGCAACGTTGGGATCCCAGGGATTGTTTGCCACTATCTATGATATTAGTAATAGCTTAACGCTTACTGCGTCGAAATCCGCTCTATGTCATTccgattttaaaatatatcacgAAAAAAGAGTAGCGAAACGTCGTTGTTCATGAGTATTCATACTCAACCGTAATTTCTCGGCCATGTCAGTTTTGCCTAAGTTGTGCCTCAGACGTCCAAACAAACGCACGATTTTCAACTAACTTTTTCATGAATACGAGGTTGCTGCAGACGTTTTGCCTCTAGAAACTGCAAAAAAATAAGACGCGAGCAGTCTGATACATGCATATTGCATGCATgcatttattcaattattatttaactgCATTTTCTGCTAGTTAAGGTACTGCATgcacattttacatttctaactttaaagttcattcaattgtttaaatttggatgcttaatataagattgctgaatatattttttcctgTCTTcgttaaaatatttgcattccATAAAATTAAGGTATTCATCACCTTACAAATGATAAGTTTCTTCTTACGATTTTTTAACATGTAATGTCGACCTTTTTATTGGTAATTTGTGATTTATAGTTCTGAATTTACACGACGTATAGCTAAATTCAGAGGAATCATATcaagatatttttcaaataaatgtaatttttataaaacctaaaGACTAAACACTTTGATGAATTGAAAATAGTACCATTCCAATCTTGTAAACACTAGTCATTATTTCTTGACTTAAATACATATCTGAAACTATCTACACtgacaacattttaacatgtgaAAGAGTATGACAtaccaaatttatttaatattatctttagATATTCGATCCGTGTGCAATTAACAGATGTCGCAGTATGTAAAAAAGCAcagtaatatatacaataacttGCATATTTTGTCACCATTAGCATTCAACAATTTCATCCCAAAACATAATATTCTTAGAATTGATATGATAAGTTGTAAGATATACACCGAATTCACCATAAATCATTTTGACTTGCAGTTGAGAGCAAACGTATagaatttaaattcaaatcGTTCAATGagttaaatacttaaatacccatacatgtatttcacaaTCATACTGACATCTTAGTACGAATGAAGTTATAATGAATAGGTTTACGGAATGTTTTAACAACTGCAAACAGCGTCTTAATTGCCTTATCACCCAGGTACTTgtgttctttaaaatattttaatataattaaattgacGGTAAGATAGTTATCAACACTAGCTTACTtcttattatcataataaaattaaaaatcatcaCGTCCATTTTTTATGCACTACATCTGACTGTTTTTCATTGCAATACTGTATTAATCGGTAAGGCTtatgtatgttgttgttgttattattgttgaaaTGCATTACTAAGTATATTGCATTATGCCATAGATTAATACCACGATTGACGATCATTGATGCCAGCAATTATATATATGACTATTTGTGGATATGACTaggttttatatgtttaaaataatttgtgtgaATGTATAGTTTATGTATTGTAATAGTTTGTCATTTGGTTTGTTCATTGCAGGTTGAAAAATATCCAGACCTGCTTCAGTATATGCTATTACAGACAATACAATACAgagtataaaataaatagagACTTGTGTTAATCATATATCATTACACGTACACTAGCCAAGATAGGCTACCATACacatacactatatatataaagatcTTATACACTTTTCTACAATCCACATACGTAATAGCCAGATCTAGCTTGCGTGTAAGTAGCGCCCAACGATGTAGTTACAAACCGAAGCGAAACTTTTTTTCCGTGAAATAAGAAGGGCCAAACAAATCGAAGATGTCCAACCATATTGGATCAGTTGGTTTGTACTATTTGTAGTCCGAAGGGACATACCAGTACAGACTGCCCAAAAGCTTAAGCGTGGGATCAAACCAGGATACAACCAGACCGGATCCCAAATTAGTTGGAGAAACAAACAAGGAAAGTAAGAAAGTAAATGTAATCGAACTTACAGCTCAAGCTATGTAAGTATGATTTCAGACAGTTTTTTCAAGGTTCATTTTAGCAGAAATAGAACTCAGACCCATTGGTGATATTATTCAGATTAAGTGGGCGGATTGGGAACACGCTGTCCTATATGGGATATGTTGAAGTAGATTTGTCTATTGAGTAAGGACTACCAATAGCAAGTCCCCAGTCATGACTTTTTCTTGTTACTCCAGATACCCAATATTCACCTAAAACACCTGAAATTATAGCAACTTATGCTTTAAAAGAGCTCCTTAATGAATCCAAAAGTAATTTtagaaatcaatattttcaaagagCAAAATTGCATAATTCTTGGTATCTGAGTATTCGGAGTATGTCCATAGGGACTTTTATCTGGACAGAACGGGAAGCTCCGGCATTGTGTTGATTAGCAGATGCTGAACGACAGGACTTCAAGGATTGCTTTGCCCTGCAGCGCGTTTAAGAAATTGTTGGTAGTGTAATCAAATCAAATCGAGGTAGAGAGTGGACACAATCAACGTACTGCCATTTCTGTGAGAACGCTGGGCTTCTTTGAGCATAACC from Mya arenaria isolate MELC-2E11 chromosome 3, ASM2691426v1 harbors:
- the LOC128228747 gene encoding NF-kappa-B inhibitor alpha-like codes for the protein MTLLHVIIDFEDMDSYGISESYVQDLAQMAKDAIITLLKDTGECLSKSHYLNQLCRQLQQYGSEHTTVKRQKVNVVQNHQYKGHMQLNKGEELMPRLAVATAADSLAEKALIANVIVTTDRDGDNVLFVAIIMRKTELAINLINLTTDYSQVRSVNKLRQTALHLAAITNNPKVSRRLVVAGAEIEMQDYNGNTALHIACIQGWAGVARSLIQHVSYEETKQNSFKIPYVPIPQNLETRNYDGSTCLLIAICKDYLDIADMLIDIDADINTFDMKTGMTCLHAVAELGQIHLVRYVLSKPNLKINTETYSGYTAMEIAFYRRYADVAALLKVSGAERPRPICIIENLDLEEDRTD